One window from the genome of Myxocyprinus asiaticus isolate MX2 ecotype Aquarium Trade chromosome 30, UBuf_Myxa_2, whole genome shotgun sequence encodes:
- the laptm4b gene encoding lysosomal-associated transmembrane protein 4B, producing MISPWDRWYTTGCCLCCHVRTGTIILGIWYMLINAVVLLILLSALNDPVQYHYHLTSSELGTELDVMDDANMCIAAAISLLMILICGMATYGAYKQHAAWIIPFFCYQIFDFALNTLVALSVVVYPNTIQDYLQQLPGTFPYKEDLMSTNNMCLVLAVLLFVGCILAFKAYLIACVWNCYRYVSGRSTTEVLVYVTTNDTTVLLPPYEEAVAIPPKDPPPQYVSA from the exons ATGATTTCTCCGTGGGACAGATGGTACACGACCGGCTGCTGCCTGTGCTGTCATGTACGGACGGGCACCATTATCCTGGGCATCTGGTATATG CTCATCAATGCAGTGGTTTTGTTAATCCTGTTGTCGGCCCTCAATGACCCAGTCCAGTACCACTACCATCTCACCAGTTCAGAGCTCGGCACAGAATTGGACGTCATGGACGATGCAA ATATGTGTATTGCTGCAGCAATCTCATTGCTGATGATTTTGATTTGTGGAATGGCAACCTATGGTGCATACAAG CAACATGCTGCCTGGATCATTCCTTTCTTCTGCTACCAGATCTTTGACTTTGCTCTTAACACACTGGTAGCATTAAGCGTGGTGGTTTACCCCAACACTATACAGGACTACCTTCAGCAGTTG CCTGGGACCTTTCCATACAAAGAGGACTTGATGTCCACAAACAACATGTGCCTAGTATTAGCAGTGCTTCTCTTTGTTGGATGCATCTTAGCCTTTAAG GCTTACCTGATTGCCTGTGTGTGGAACTGCTATAGATATGTCAGTGGAAGAAGCACTACAGAGGTCCTGGTTTATGTCACAACAAATGACACTACA GTACTACTTCCACCCTACGAAGAGGCAGTAGCCATTCCACCGAAGGATCCCCCACCCCAATATGTTTCGGCTTGA